The nucleotide sequence AACTGGAGCTCCAGAGCACTGTCGAGCCCCAGACTGTCCTTGAGATGCCGCTGCCACCAGGCGGTGACGTGGGCGGCCAGTTCACGGCCGATCTCACCGGCCTCCTCCTCCGTGTGCGCCTCGCCAAGCCAGACGAAGGTGGAGTCGGTGTCACCGTAGATCACGGTGTAGCCGCGCGCTTCGATCAACGCCACCGTCTGCTGGATGATCTGATGGCCACGCCGTGTGATCGAGGAGGCCAGACGCGGGTCGAAGAATCGGCAACCGCGTGAGCCCAGCACGCCATAGAAGGCGTTCATGATGATCTTGAGCGCTTGCGTCAGCGGCACATCGCCTGCCGCCCGGGCGGCGTCCCGCGCCTGCCATATCTCCGCGACGATGGCGGGCAGACAATGCTTGTCACGCGAGAACCGCGCACCGAGAAACCCCGGGACGCTTTGGCCCAACGACACATCCTCCGACTCATGCAACCCTTCGATGAGCCCCAGCGGGTCGATCAGGAAGGTCCGGATGATGGAGGGATACAGGCTCTTGAAATCCAGCACCAGCACCGAGTCGTAGAGTCCGGGCAGGGAGTCCATCACGAAGCCGCCGGGACTGTCCTCCCCCACCACATCTCCCAGATTGGGCGCGACCTTGCCGAGTCGATGCAGGCGCGGCAGATAAAGGTGGGTGAAGGCCGCCACCGAGCCACCGCTGCGGTCGGCCTCAAGTCCGGTGACACTGGCCCGCGCCAGCAGAAATTCCATCAGCCGCGTCCGCTCGAAGATACGCGTGACCAGCTCGCAATCCTTGAGGTTGTAGCGCGCCAGCGACGGTTTGTCCTCGGCGAACATGCGCAGGATCTCGTCCAGACGGGAATAGGGATCATCGATGGCCTTGCCTTCCTGCAACAGCTCACGCGAGACATTCTCGAGGCTGAACGACTCGAAATGCCAGAATGCCGACTTGAGCGCCTCGATGCCGTCCACCACCCACCGGCCGGGAATCTCGGCGAAATAGTGCTCCGCCTGACGCGAATGCGCTCGCCACTGCATCGTGCTGCCATCGCGCCCCAGGCGCAGAGGCAGATTCTCGGCCTCCGAGAGCCGCACCAACATGCGCAGATCGAACTGGATGACATTCCAGCCGATGATGACGTCCGGATCGTGGCGTGCCACCCAGTCGATCAGGCACTGCAGCAATTCACGCCGGCTGTCCCGATACTCGAGCCCGAAATCGCATCGGGCAGTCGTCTCACCGTTCGCCGGGCCCAGCATGTAGACCTGACGCTGGCCGCAGCCTTCAAGCGCGATGGAATACAGATTGCCCCGGGCATCGGTCTCGATGTCCAGCGATGCCCAACGCAGGGGGGGACGGTAGCCGTCAAGCGGCATGAGGCGTGCATTGTGCAGACTGCCATCGGCGTGACGCTCACCACGCGCCGTGACGCCCGCCGTGATGAAGCGCTCCATCAGATAGCGATCAGGCGGACGGACATCCGCCTCATAGACGTCGACACCGATCGCTTTCAAACGACGTGCCAGCTGCCCCAACGTGCGGTATTCGCGACAGTAAAGCCCCACCACCGGTCGATGATGAAAGTCTTCCAGTGCCAACGGGCGCAACTCGGCCCCGGGCTGGAAGCGGACCAGAGTCTGCGCCAGCACCTGCTGTTCAGCTGGCAGGAAAGCGACCACCTCCTGGGGCTGAGTCTGGACTCGCATCCCGCCATCCTCGGTACGAATCCAGACGCTGATCACGACACCTTCCGGCGTATCCCGCCAGTGTCGCGTCATCACGAAGCCCTGATGAGCCGTGGTGGGAGTCGCTTTCACGCCTGTGTCCGGCTCGAGGTCATCCTGGCGAGTGGACGGTTGGGGGGAACCTGACGATACGGCCTCTGGCACTGCAATACCCTTACGTTGAATATACGAATGCCGAGCGGGATGAGATCAAGACGCGACTGCATCCCCATACGTTAAGATGAATTCAGTAACGTGCAACAGCCGTCGCGACGCCACTGCTTGATGACGGTAACGTCCGTGCCTTCCCAGCGATGTGAATGACGACTGCGGCAAGGAATGCCCCTCCCAAGATACCGGCACGACTCAAGGAGCATGCGTCATGCAACGCTTTGAGATGATTCAAACCCTGCTGGGCCAGATGCTTGGCCAGATCGACGATATCATCTTGCTTGCGGATGATCAGCGACACATCACCTACATGAACGACAGCGCGGTAAAGGCATTCGGCTATCCGCGTGACGTGCTGATCGGCCAGCAGACACGCATACTGTATGCCTCCAACGATGAATTCGAGCGCCAGGGCACGAGACAATTCCGAACCGATGCCCTGCCCCCCAGGGAGGGGCGGGTCATTCGCTATCGACGTCAGGATGGCAGCTTCTTCTATGGCGAGACACTCGGCGGCCCCATCAAGGACCCGTCCAGCGACAACACCTTCATGTTCGGCCTGATCCGCGATGTCTCTCGTCGCGTGACAGCAGAGCACACCCTGCACCGACTCCACGCCATCACCTCTTCTCGCCAGCTGTCCTTCAATGATCGCATTGATGAACTCCTGAAACTGGGATGTGCCCACTTTGGCCTGCCCATCGGTATCTTCAGCCGCATCACGGATGGTGATTACGTCGTCCAGCGTGCCTGCCATCCGGAAGACCTGCTGGCACCGGGACTGAGTTTCTCTCTCAGCGATACCTACTGTGATCACGTCTACAAGGCCGATAGCGTACAAGCCTTCCACCATGTGGCAAGCAGCGAGATCAGAAACCATCCCTGCTACTCCAACTTCAATCTGGAAGCCTACATCGGCGCGCCGGTGATCGTGGATGGAGAACGCTACGGTACCTTCAACTTCTCGAGCCCCGATCCGGTGAAACCCTTCACTTCGCAGGATATCGAGCTGGTGCGTCTCATCGCACTGTGGGCCGGACATGAAGTCGCGCGTGCCAATGACATCAATGCTCTGAAGGAAGCCCATCAGGCGCTCGAGAAGGTCGCGATCACTGACCCGCTGACCGGCCTTTACAACCGACGTCATGCTCAGAAAGTGCTGGAGGAGAGCATCACCGCGCTGTCGACTTCCCAGGTCGACCAACCATTGTGCGTCGCATTGCTGGACTTCGATCACTTCAAGAAGATCAACGACAACTACGGCCATGACGCCGGTGACCTTGCCTTGCAGCAGCTGGGTGTCCTCGCCGAGGACATTCTGCTGCCCGGGGATACTCTCGCCCGCTGGGGAGGTGAGGAATTTCTGGCCATCCTGCCCAATTCACTGCTCAGCGACTCTGCCACACGCATCAATACGCTGCGTCAGCGCATGAAGGACAGTGTCGTGGAGCACGCTGGACAACGCCTGCCACTGTCATTGAGCATCGGACTTACCTGTCTTGCACCCAGCGAGCGTGCCACGCGCGAGCAGCTCATCGCTCGCGCGGACGAGGCCATGTACGCCGCCAAGGAAGATGGGCGGAACTGCCTCAGAATGGTGTGACAGAACGTCTTGCTGCCTGCCTTCACGCCATACGGGCCCGAGATTACACTCGGGCCTCTTGTTTCCCGCCAACCGCCCTCCCCCTGATGACCCGCGAGCGATCGAGCGGGGATTGGCTGACGCCTCGCACTCTGCCAGCGAACAGGCTAATGTCATGGGGTTCGACTCGATGCCAAGCCACCCGACGCCTTCATTGCCAGAGCGTTCATGTCATCACACGACTCCCATGCCTCCTCTCCTGATTCCCGCAGCGCCGTCGGCCTGGCGGAAGATGGCGTTCTGTCAGCGCAGCCCACCGGCATCGCGCCCCTGACGGCAGCGCTCGCCTCGCCGACTCAGCACGAGCGCCACCAACTGGGCATCTTCCTGCTGCCGGGCTTCGCGATGGTCGCGCTGTTCTCGATGATCGAACCGCTGCGCATCGCCAATCGCCTGCGCGGGACACGCCTGTATCAGTGGACACTCGCCAGTCAGGATGGCGCACCGGTCAAGGCCTCCAACGGCATGGTCCTGCCGGTGGACACGGCACGTGACGAGCTCCCCTCGGTGGACAAGCTGGTCGTATGTACCAGCTTTGCCCCGGAAGCCTATCTGGAAGATCGCACTCTCCAATGGCTTGAGCAGCGCTCCCGCAGCGGCTGCCAGCTCGGGGGCGTGGACACCGGCTGCTTCGTGCTGGCACGTGCAGGCCTGCTGACGGGCAAGACGGTCACATTGCACTGGGAGAGCCTGCCGGAATTCACCCAACGCTTCGATGAGGTGGATGCCGTGGAGTCTCTCTATGAAATCAGTGATGACGGTTTCTTCTGCGCCGGAGGCAGCGCCCCGCTGGACATGAGTCTGGAGCTGATCCGCCGCCAGCATGGCCAGACGCTCTATCAGGCGGTACGCGAACAGTTGATTCTCGATCAGGGACGACTGCCCGCCAGCCGGCAGCGCGGCCTCAGTCAACAATCGGCAGACCTGGCAGATCCGCTGCTCAGACGTGCCATCACGCGCATGGAAAACACCCTGGAGGCGCCACTCAGCATCGAGGCACTGGCCGAGGAGCTCGGGCTCTCATGGCGTCAGCTGGAGCGGCGCTTCCAGCAAGGGCTGGGATGCACGCCTCAGGCCTATCAGGGAGAACGTCGCCTGCTGCATGCGCGCACTCTGCTTCATGACACCCGCCACGGCATCACCGATATCGCCCTGGCCTGCGGATTCACATCGCACTCGAGCTTCACCCGCGCCTTTCGTCGCCGCTTCGGGATCACCCCGACACAGGCACGACGCCAGCCACCGCGTCCCGTCTCATGAGCTGACACGCCACGCGCCCACCAGATGTCGAATTGGGCACAGATGGTGTCGAATTGAGCACAGAAGACACCTACATGGACTGCCATTCTGTCGGGGAACTGATCACCGACAGAAGGAAGGACTCTCCATGGCGCTCCCGATGACACCCGACTACGACAGCTGGCCGATTGACGAGACTCTCGTGAAGGTCACCCACGAAGCGCGCTATCTCAGCGTGAGCTGGAGCGACGGACGCGTCAGTCGTTTCCACAGTGTCTGGTTGCGCGAGAACGCCGCGGATGACACCACCATCAATCCAGCGACACGCGAACGCATACTGGATCTCTCCCAGCTGCCAGCATGGCCGGAGATCGCCAAGGCCAGCATCGATGAGGACGGTGCGCTCAGCGTGCTGTTCACGCCGGAAGACCGCCGCCTGCGCTTCCACCCGGGCTTCCTGCGTGCCAATGATTACGACAACCAGAGTGTCTTGCCGCCAGAACTGCCGCCGCTTGCTCTCTGGCATGGTGAACAGCTGGAACAGCCCCCGACCATCGACGCCGCCCGCCTGGCCAGTGCCGAGCATGGCAGCCAGCAGGAGTCCGAGATCCTCAATCCGGCCCTGCACGAGCTGCTCGGCAAGGGACTGGTGCGTCTGCGTAATCTGCCGGCGGAGTCCGGCGCCCTGGAGAAGGTCGCCGAGCGCATCGGCTCGATCCGCACCACCAACTTCGGTCACCTCTTCAATGTCCGCGCGATCCAGAACCCGGACTCCAACGCCTACACCTCCATCGCGCTGCCACCGCATGTAGACTTGCCGACCCGGGAATACCAGCCGGGCCTGCAGTGTCTGCATTGCATCGAGAACAGCGTGGAAGGCGGCATGGCGGTGATGATGGATGGCTTCGCCATCGCCACGGCACTGAAGGAAGAACACCCAGAGGCCTATGAGACCCTCATCACGGTGCACTGGCGTTACGCCAATACCTCGCGCAATACCGATCACGTCTGGCATTCACCAATGATCGTGCTGGGCCAGGCGGGAGAGCTGCTGGAAGTGCGGATCGCCGACTTCCTGCGGGGCCCGATGATGGCACCGTTCGAGCAGACCGAAATCGCCTACGACGCCCTGATGACACTGCAGCGCATGCTGCGTGAGCCGCGCTCCGCCCTGCGCTTCACCTACGCGCCAGGTGACCTTGTCATCTTCGACAATCGCCGCCTGCTGCACGCCCGCGATGCCTTCGAAGGCGACAGCGGCAGCCGCTGGCTGCAGGGCTGCTACCTGGAGCGTGACGAGGTGCGCTCTCGCTACCGCATGCTCAAGCGTGCCGAGCGCGCGGAGCGGGTCGAGGCAACGCCTACGGTCTGATACTCGAACATCAAGATGGCGTAAAGAAATGGCAGCCCCGAAAGTTTCCATACAAGCCTGGGGCTGCCCAGTATCGCACGCGATTTCAATGTTGATGCTCCTGATCATGCGCGGCGTGAGAATGACCATCTGCATCACCGTTGCTTTTCAGACCATGACTTTCCTGAGCAGGGCTTTCCTGCAAAGCATCATGATGCCCATCATCATGGGGTAACTCTCCAACCCCATCAGCATGGTGCGATGACTGCGATAGCGTAGTCTCACCTCCGCCATGTTGATGACCATCACTTGCTGCCACAAGGGCCGTATAACGCGCAGCACTCATGTCAGGAAGTTCTTCCATGAAAGCGACCATCTGCCAGATGTACTCATCCTGCATGCTCTGCCCCCATGCCGGCATTCCGCTGGCTTTTATCCCATGCTTGATGACCCAGAAACGCTCATGAGGCTCACCGCTCATGGTAGATGCTGCGAAATTCGGGGGACTGGGATAAAGCCCCCTACTGAGTTCTGTCTCTGACATACCAGGTGCCAGATGGCAGGAGGCGCACATCGAGGCATAATTGCCTGCACCGGCGACAATCATGGCTTCATCATCAAGCAGGGGAGCCTGGATAGCACTGGAGTGGAACTCGATGGAGCGATCACGCGCCGTTTCAAATACTTCGTACACCCAACCCCAGTGCGGGTCATCCGCGGCCACACTGATGACCCCGGAATAAACCGCCCCCGCACCAAGAGTTGCCAGCATCATCAACGTCAGCCACATTCCCCATAGCATTTTTTTCATGTCATATCCCTTGGTCAAGCAAGCATATTCAATGAACAGATCGTCTGACACCATGCAGACAATGGGGCCTTGCCTCGTCATGCTTCCTGAAATTCAGGAAAGGCGCAGTATCCAATCATGAGCAGGTCTTCACGAATGCCACGAATGCTGGTCACCGTCGCGGAGGCGTAACCTGATGACTGAACACCGCCGCCAGCGTGCTTCAGAACATCATGCGGATCCCAATCACGATACCCGTATCTTCTACCGTCTCGCTTTCCTCACGCCGCATATCAGCAGTTTCGCCATACTCCCGCTGCCAATACATACCTACATAAGGAGCTACTCTACGAGTCACCTCATAGCGAGCACGCAAGCCGATTCGCACAGAATTGAGACCCGATCCGATAGCCTGTTGTCTGGATTCATTGGCAGCAAGGACGATTTCACTACGTGGCTGTAGATACCAGCGCTGCGTCAGGCGTATATCATGTTCAAGTTCCAGACTGGCAGTGACGATGCCTCCCTCTCGATATTGGACTGCTGCATCCGTCTCGATTCTGTAGGGTGCAGTCCCTTGAAGCCCGAAGACCCCATACACGCTTTCATCATGATCATCACTGAGTACGCCGCCCTGATAGCCACCTCCAATCTGAAACTCCCAGAAATCGGCAATCAGGCGACTATAAAGAAGCTCAAGTGACTCAAACTCGGCGTCTTCGCCATCGCCCTGGGTATTTTCCCCTTCTGACTTGAGATAGACACGATGGGTATCTCCGCCATACCAGGCCTGAAAATCCCATACCAGTGAGTCCTCGCCCTTATTCGGAAGGCTATATTCCAGGCGATCGAATGCTGCACTCCACTGGAGATGTTCTGCCATGGGTGATGGCCATGACTGCGGGGCATCATAGCCATCCTGAGCGAACGCTTGAGAGACACCAGCACTGGAGAACAGAAACGCCGTCACGCTGGCAAGACGAAATGAATGATGACTGATTGACATGATGACTCCTCAAGAAACCTTTACGACACGGAACATACCTGCGTCCATGTGATACAGAAGATGGCAATGGAAAGCCCAGCTACCTTCTGCATCTGCAGTGATCAACGCTGACACTCGCTCACCCGGTTTGACATTCAAGGTATGTTTGCGAGGAATCAGATCTCCTTGACCATTCTCCAACTCCATCCACATGCCGTGCAGGTGTATGGGATGTTCCATCATGGTGTCATTGATCAGGATGAGCCGAAGTCGCTCATCTTTCTTGAAGTGAATCGGGCCATTGACTTCACTGAACTTCTTGCCATCGAAGGACCACATATAGCGCTCCATGTTGCCGGTCAGATGCAGCTCCATCTCGCGCGTGGGGCCACGTCTGTCCGGCCAGGGCGCATGGGCCTTGAGGTCCTGATAGACCAATACACGACGCAGCGATTGATCCAGACCGATGCCTGCCTGGTCGTAACGAGCCCCCTGCTGAACAGCACCCGCCATCAGCATGCCATCCTTGGCTACATCGGCTTGCAGGCCCGTCATCTTCGAATGATCCATGCCTGCCATCTGCGAATGGTCCATACCGGCCATCTTCGAATGATCCATACCTGCCATCTGCGAATGGTCCATGCCTGCCATCTTCGAATGTTCCATACCTGCCATCTGCGAATGGTCCATGCCGGCCATCTGCGAATGATCCATACCCGCATGAGCGCCCATGGCCTCCATCCCGCGATCAGCGATCTGTCGTCGTTCAGGTACGGGCGCCTCCATCCCGGGGCGAGGTGCCAGCGTGGCTCGCGCGTAGCCACTGCGGTCCATGGCTTCGGCGAAGATGGTGTACGCCTTGTCGTCTTCCGGTGTCACCAGCACATCGTAGGCTTCCGCCACGGCAATGCGGAACTCATCCACTTCTACCGGTTGCACTGGCTGGCCATCTGCAGCGACCACGGTCATCTTCAAACCTGGAATACGTAAATCGAAGTAACTCATTGCCGAGCCATTGACGACACGCAGACGTACGGTTTCCCCACGCTTGAAGAGCGCGGTCCAATTTTCCTCAGGCGATTGACCATTGAGTAGATACGTATAGGTGCTGCCGGTGACATCCGCGATATCCCGCGAACTCATGCGCATCTCAGCCCACATGCTGCGTGCCTCGATCGTCTCTACCAGCCCTCTACGCCGCACATCCGCAAAGAAATCAGCGACAGTCCGCTCCTGGAAGTTGTAATACCCCTCCATGGTCTTGAGATTGCGAAAGACTGTCTTGGGATCTTCAAACGTCCAGTCAGTGAGCAGCAGGACATGCTCACGATCATATGTGAAGGCTTCGGGAGTCGCTGAATCGATGATCAGGGGCCCAGCATGGCCTTCCTGCTCCTGAAGGCCTGAATGGCTGTGATACCAGTAGGTACCGCTCTGCGTGACAGGAAACCGATAGGTAAAGGTCTCGCCTGGTGCGATTCCCGCGAAGCTGATACCCGGCACGCCGTCCATTTCCGGGGGAAGTATGATGCCATGCCAATGGATGGAGGTCGGCTCATCCATCAGGTTCGTCACCTTGATGACAGCATCCTGCCCCTCTTTCAAACGCACCATGGGGCCCGGGCTGCTGCCATTGATCGTGATGGGACGCGCGAACTGCCCGTCGATGTCGAAATCTTCACGACGAATGACAAGCGAGACTTCGGGGCCATGCACAACCCCTTGGGAATACGTTGATGTTCGCCCCCAGGGATTGGCCCAGGCAGGTGCCACCCCAAGTGCCATTGTGCCAAGCCCCAGGGCAGAACCTCCCTTCAGCAATTGACGACGAGATACAGAGAAATCAGACGTTCCTGATGCCATGGCCATTGTTGCCCCCGGGTCATGAATGATAAGTCATGACATGGATGAAGCCACGGCAAGCTGAAACGAACCTGAATGAAGAGACTATTTACGTGTTGGCAGATGCACGTTGACTCTCAATCCCCCTGCTGCTCCTGATGAGTAGCTCACGCAACCCGCGTATTGCTTGACGAGATGCGAAAGAATGGAGAGCCCCAACCCATAACCTGGGTAAGTTTCGTCCTGTCGCCATCCACGCTCGCCAAGATGGGCCAGTTGTTCCTGCGGCACCCCAGGACCATCATCCTCAATACAGAGTACGACCTGGTCACTCTCTACCGTCACTCGGCATTGCACCTGATTGACAGACCACTTGCCCGCATTATCCAGCAATATCCCGAGCATTTCGGTGAAATCCTGTGTCTCGACATTCACCCAGCTATCCGCATGCTCATTAGATACGCCCAGACACTCCAGCAAGAAGGTGCGCTGCGGATAGAGTCCCTGGAACATCTCGATCAATCGCCCGGCCTCTTCAGCAGGGCGCGTGGTCTGGCCCGCACGTGGGCCAGCAATACGGGCTCGCCTGAGTTCGGCCTCCAGCTGGGAGTGTATCGCTTCGACACGTTGCAGCATCTTGCCACGACGTACCTCATTGATCGGGCGTGTGCCCCGCAACACCTGCGTCAATGCCGCCAGAGGTGTCTTTAGAGCATGGGACAGGTTGGCGACGGACTCTCGTGAGCGAGTCAGACGGCGATCAAATTCATCCAGCAGCTTATTGAGCTGTGACACCAGCGTATCCAGCTCCGACGGCACCGTGAGGACAATCCGCTTTCGATGGCCGGTTTGGAGTTCACTCAACTGGTGACGCAAGCCACTCAAGGGCTTGAGACCCCGTCTTACCGCCAGCAGATTGAGTGACACGAGAATTCCCCACAACAACAAGGCGCTGGCACCAATCCACCAATGAACTCGGGTCAAGCCCTTCTCCACTGGCGAGAAATTCTCGGCAATCAACAATTGCACCCGTTGCCCGCGCAGATCAAAGCCATAACGATAGGCCAACATAGGCTGCTGCTGCAGCTGATGCATGAACAACGCATCCCCCTTGCCCTCAAGCAAAGGAAGCATCTCCATCGGCATGGCAGGAAGCGAAGTACTGACCTCGTTCCCGACTCGCAACACATAGAAATGATGAAAGCTCAGAGACTCCTCGCGTGCCGCCACCATGAGCTGGGCAACAGGACGCTCATCTTTCTTGAGCAAGGTGACGATGTGAGATGCCTCATCCTTGAGACGCTCACCAAGAAAATCCTTCGCCAGCTCGTGCAGAAAGACCCCATGCAGATACCAGGCAAACAACACTACAGCGAGGGATGCCCCTCCCAGGCGTGTCAGCAGACGAAAACGAAGGCTACGACGATCGATGTGAAACAAGCAGGTACCCCTGTCCGCGACGGGTCTGTATCAAGTCCTTGCCCACGCGGCGGCGAAGACGAGCGATATAGACTTCCACCAGATTGGGTGCAGCGGCATCCTGCTCCAGTGCATAGAGCTGATCCAGCAACTGCACTTTGGAATGCACTCTGTCTGGATGATGCATGAGGTAGCGCAGCAAACGGAATTCGGTAGCCGTCAAGGTCGACCAATCCTCGCCGTCGCAACGGACACGTTGCGACTCCTCATCCAGCTGAATCCCGCTGACCTCAAGATACGTATGGCCTCCCCCTTGGCGACGCCGAAGCAGCGCATGAAGTCGCGCCAGCAACTCGGCTTCATGAAATGGCTTGGTCAGATAATCATCTGCCCCGCTGCGCAACCCCACAACCTTGTCCTCCCAGGTATCACGTGCCGTAAGAATCAGCACGGGAATATCCACGTGAGACTGTCGCCAGCGTTTCAGCAACTCCAACCCCGAACCATCCGGAAGCCCGAGATCCAGAACGACCAATGCATACTGTTCCGTCGCCATGAAAGCCTGTGCTTCATGCAGACTCGTGGAGACATCCAGTCGATAGCCATTATCTTCCAGTAGTTCAGCGAGGCTTTCTGCCAGCAGGTCATCATCCTCAAGCAACAACAGCTTCATGCCTACCCTCCTTTATCCCACTGACCTTCACTGAACACCGCTCCCATGGCAAGCGCAACATCTGCAGAAAAGCCCCCCATCCTGCAGGTATATGCTGAGTGCTGGCTGAAAAGCGCCAGCCACGGCAATGACAGGCACCGGACACTACACCATTGCCTCCAGAAAGCACCTCTCTGATGTCCAAGTCAGCCGACACTTGCCAGCTCATCAGCGGATGAATCTTCCAGGGGGGCCTGCAACACCCTCAGGTGACACCTGAGATACTGGGCAGAGCCTCTCTGTCACGGTAGCCTTGCACGCTTGTCAGGCAGGTCATGCATCATGTCGACTGTCTTGCCTGAGCCCCCATTCCCTCTCTTTATTGGCTATCTGCACAGGATGCCCGCAATGCCCGCCAATTCCGCCGATATTCCCTACCTCGCAAGCCTGCTTGACGGCCTCGCGCAGTATTTCCCGCTCTCGCTGCCCATCGTCATCGCGTTGATCCTGCTGGCTGCTGCCACCTCCGCGCTGTCTGCGGCTGTCGGGGTCGGCGGTGGAACGTTGCTGATCATGATCATGGCGCAGTTGATGCCTGCTACCGCCTTGATTCCGGTGCATGGCATGGTGCAGCTGGGTTCCAACGGCGGGCGCATGGCGATGACCTGGCGCCATATCGACATGCGCCGGCTGCTGGCCTTTCTGCCGGGTGTGGCGCTGGGTGCGCTGGTCGCGGCCTGGGTGTTGATCCGCTTGCCTGAGGGGGTGCTGGAGCTTTCCATCGCGCTGTTCGTGCTGTTCACCTGCTGGGGGCCGCCGCTGCCCAAGCGGGCATTGAGCCGCACAGGCACCTTGATCGCCGGTGCCATCACGACGTTTCTTTCGAGTCTGATCGGGGCCAGCGGCCCACTGGTCGCGAGCTTCATCAAGCAAGGCGGCGGCGAGCGTCACACCAAGGTGGCGACCTTCGCGGCCTGCATGGTCGCGCAGCACCTCACCAAGGCCTTCATCTTCGGCATGGCAGGGTTTCTCTTCCATGAGTGGTTGCCCCTGATCGTGCTGATGATCGGTGCGGGCCTGATCGGTACCCGCCTCGGACTGCGTTTTCTGGATCGTGTCTCAAACCGGCACTTCGATGGCCTGTTCAAATGGGCGCTGTCATTGCTGGCACTCAGGCTTGCCTGGCTGGGTAGCGTCTCTCTGATCAGTCATTGATCCGCCACCAGGCGGAACTCGGGGTGCGACATTATTGCGGGGGACACCACAGTGCTGGCTGAGGTAACGTGCCCCTTCTGCAAGTGCATACCTCTGGCCAGAGGGTGTGAATCCCCATGGCTGGACCATGCACAAGTCAACGCGACCGAAGTCCAGAGGACATCAAGATGACGCATGCAAAACATTGGCTCACCACACTCGTCGCTGGCAGCCTGCTGTTCAGTGGCCAGGCATTCGCTCACGCCCATGTCAGCAGTGCCAATCCCGCGGACGGCGCCAGAATCGCCTCGCCGACTAGCATCAGCCTCACCTTCAGCGAAGGGCTGGAGTTGCCCTTCAGTGGCCTGGGTCTCAGCAGAGTCGATGGCAACCCCGTCTCCCTGGGGGATGCCACTCTCGACAATGGCGGCAAGACGTTGAACGCTCCGGTCAGCAAGACGCTCGAGGCAGGAAAATATGCCGTCAAATGGCATGTGCTTTCCACCGATGGTCACAAGACCGAAGGCCAGTATCAGTTCACCGTCACGCCGTGATCGGCCCCGATAACGCCCTTGCCGCGAGCCGCTTCGTCCTTGACGGAGCGGTCGTGTTCCTTTGGGGCGTCAGCGGATTCCTGCTGACATCGTCGTCGCGCGAGCTGCGCCTCTGGCTTGAGGAGCGCTGGTCGGGGGCCTTGCGCCTGGCACTGGCATTGGCCGTGATCGCCACTGCCTTCCAACTGCCACTCCAGACTGCCATCATCGGGGCTGGCTGGGGAGATCTCTCCAATGTCTCCCTGGCATGGAGCGTCATGACCCAGACG is from Cobetia marina and encodes:
- a CDS encoding DNA polymerase II; this encodes MKATPTTAHQGFVMTRHWRDTPEGVVISVWIRTEDGGMRVQTQPQEVVAFLPAEQQVLAQTLVRFQPGAELRPLALEDFHHRPVVGLYCREYRTLGQLARRLKAIGVDVYEADVRPPDRYLMERFITAGVTARGERHADGSLHNARLMPLDGYRPPLRWASLDIETDARGNLYSIALEGCGQRQVYMLGPANGETTARCDFGLEYRDSRRELLQCLIDWVARHDPDVIIGWNVIQFDLRMLVRLSEAENLPLRLGRDGSTMQWRAHSRQAEHYFAEIPGRWVVDGIEALKSAFWHFESFSLENVSRELLQEGKAIDDPYSRLDEILRMFAEDKPSLARYNLKDCELVTRIFERTRLMEFLLARASVTGLEADRSGGSVAAFTHLYLPRLHRLGKVAPNLGDVVGEDSPGGFVMDSLPGLYDSVLVLDFKSLYPSIIRTFLIDPLGLIEGLHESEDVSLGQSVPGFLGARFSRDKHCLPAIVAEIWQARDAARAAGDVPLTQALKIIMNAFYGVLGSRGCRFFDPRLASSITRRGHQIIQQTVALIEARGYTVIYGDTDSTFVWLGEAHTEEEAGEIGRELAAHVTAWWQRHLKDSLGLDSALELQFETHYQRFLMPTIRGAEEGSKKRYAGLRQMGEGGESELVFKGLESVRSDWTPLAKVFQQGLYRRIFEGSPYQEYLKRYVQESLQRHAQGTDSHSDVDALIYRKRLRRRLDDYQRNVPPHVRAARLADDENRRRGLPLRYQRGGWIRYVMTTAGPEPVEYLRSPIDVEHYLSRQLKPVADGILPFVKDDFDRLLDRQMTLW
- a CDS encoding bifunctional diguanylate cyclase/phosphodiesterase; this encodes MQRFEMIQTLLGQMLGQIDDIILLADDQRHITYMNDSAVKAFGYPRDVLIGQQTRILYASNDEFERQGTRQFRTDALPPREGRVIRYRRQDGSFFYGETLGGPIKDPSSDNTFMFGLIRDVSRRVTAEHTLHRLHAITSSRQLSFNDRIDELLKLGCAHFGLPIGIFSRITDGDYVVQRACHPEDLLAPGLSFSLSDTYCDHVYKADSVQAFHHVASSEIRNHPCYSNFNLEAYIGAPVIVDGERYGTFNFSSPDPVKPFTSQDIELVRLIALWAGHEVARANDINALKEAHQALEKVAITDPLTGLYNRRHAQKVLEESITALSTSQVDQPLCVALLDFDHFKKINDNYGHDAGDLALQQLGVLAEDILLPGDTLARWGGEEFLAILPNSLLSDSATRINTLRQRMKDSVVEHAGQRLPLSLSIGLTCLAPSERATREQLIARADEAMYAAKEDGRNCLRMV
- a CDS encoding GlxA family transcriptional regulator, giving the protein MSSHDSHASSPDSRSAVGLAEDGVLSAQPTGIAPLTAALASPTQHERHQLGIFLLPGFAMVALFSMIEPLRIANRLRGTRLYQWTLASQDGAPVKASNGMVLPVDTARDELPSVDKLVVCTSFAPEAYLEDRTLQWLEQRSRSGCQLGGVDTGCFVLARAGLLTGKTVTLHWESLPEFTQRFDEVDAVESLYEISDDGFFCAGGSAPLDMSLELIRRQHGQTLYQAVREQLILDQGRLPASRQRGLSQQSADLADPLLRRAITRMENTLEAPLSIEALAEELGLSWRQLERRFQQGLGCTPQAYQGERRLLHARTLLHDTRHGITDIALACGFTSHSSFTRAFRRRFGITPTQARRQPPRPVS
- a CDS encoding TauD/TfdA family dioxygenase; its protein translation is MALPMTPDYDSWPIDETLVKVTHEARYLSVSWSDGRVSRFHSVWLRENAADDTTINPATRERILDLSQLPAWPEIAKASIDEDGALSVLFTPEDRRLRFHPGFLRANDYDNQSVLPPELPPLALWHGEQLEQPPTIDAARLASAEHGSQQESEILNPALHELLGKGLVRLRNLPAESGALEKVAERIGSIRTTNFGHLFNVRAIQNPDSNAYTSIALPPHVDLPTREYQPGLQCLHCIENSVEGGMAVMMDGFAIATALKEEHPEAYETLITVHWRYANTSRNTDHVWHSPMIVLGQAGELLEVRIADFLRGPMMAPFEQTEIAYDALMTLQRMLREPRSALRFTYAPGDLVIFDNRRLLHARDAFEGDSGSRWLQGCYLERDEVRSRYRMLKRAERAERVEATPTV